In the Caenorhabditis elegans chromosome X genome, one interval contains:
- the sra-37 gene encoding G_PROTEIN_RECEP_F1_2 domain-containing protein (Confirmed by transcript evidence), translating to MTRTQAYNSSQCSDAAEAVRGALYLVPSFFNTCSAAGTFFVFVYIYIRFSFRIYYHINAKILIFLNMMSFLSISLATLINYGTLFINALLATDDCDFLFLTPSCSFIRRMFLFSIMLTTLTHASLTLERAYATYQLGAYEKTGPRLGLVLGGVSLVGAVVMVTATTSPENSGEMLTNCFAFSSSPSIGDNVYNMFRLQLALEIGTWVMYFILVTYHKMKVRQQVEGHLADRFQAIENMIVLRQLRPLILISSAIIGVYIIFSSTGRFLRSVLSLTHYKQFASIIFVMPHNAFISMTLYYYLFKWGFQEKKKRMEDTLTSPLTERKTHMQQLQEQWNDGFRIKELESQSPRTNGPPSKYASV from the exons ATGACAAGGACACAAGCATACAACTCTTCTCAGTGCAGTGATGCGGCGGAAGCTGTTCGAGGAGCATTGTATCTTGTACCATCATTCTTTAACACTTGCTCGGCAGCCGGAACATTTTTCGTCTTTGTCTACATTTACATTCGTTTCAGCTTCAGAATTTATTACCATATAAATGCAAAG attttaatttttctcaacatGATGTCGTTTCTCTCCATTTCACTGGCCACCCTCATCAACTACGGAACACTATTCATCAATGCACTTTTAGCCACTGATGATTGCGATTTTCTCTTCTTGACACCCAGTTGCTCTTTCATTCGTCGCATGTTTTT attcagtaTAATGTTGACAACGTTAACACACGCCTCGCTGACTTTGGAGCGCGCCTACGCTACCTATCAGCTTGGAGCTTATGAGAAAACGGGGCCACGGCTTGGGCTGGTGCTCGGAGGCGTCTCGTTGGTTGGTGCAGTTGTTATGGTCACGGCGACCACTTCACCAGAAAACTCAGGGGAAATGCTCACAAACTGTTTTGCATTCTCATCTTCTCCATCTATTGGAGATAATGTGTACAACATGTTCCGCCTTCAGTTGGCTCTAGAGATCGGGACATGGGTGATGTACTTCATTCTTGTCACCTATCACAAGATGAA AGTTCGTCAGCAAGTCGAAGGGCACTTGGCCGATAGATTTCAAGCCATTGAAAATATGATTGTGCTCCGTCAGCTTCGACCACTAATTCTCATTTCAAGCGCTATCATTGGTGTATACATAATCTTTTCCTCGACGGGACGCTTTTTGCGTAGTGTTCTTTCGCTCACACATTACAAGCAGTTTGCTTCGATTATCTTT gTGATGCCTCACAACGCTTTTATTTCAATGACCCTCTactattatttattcaaatggGGATTCcaggagaaaaagaaaagaatggAGGACACTTTAACTTCACCACTGACCGAACGAAAAACACACATGCAACAACTCCAGGAGCAATGGAATGATGGATTCCGGATCAAAGAGCTTGAAAGCCAATCTCCGCGAACAAACGGCCCGCCCAGCAAATACGCGTCagtataa
- the sra-38 gene encoding Serpentine Receptor, class A (alpha) (Product from WormBase gene class sra;~Partially confirmed by transcript evidence), with the protein MNGCESNGLLYHHPVYTFAIFIQGLSSFLAFPMMFFVFKKYGHKVYYHSNLLFLVALNAASCLILAGLTAWSATNFFVQLIIKPSPCDMLMRTEFCSKIRASFLFAFLLVSTSHAGILIERSCATIFVKSYEKQGKALGAILAILAVTVSALTIYVVIYNEDKEEFITTCLTFSASKSIGNQIYAMFFAQLILDALVSIVHLCLYNYNKRTTGNNSVSLSEQFQRNENMKTLKQVTPLMILSNVTIGVYIFVISVFRLSKNYLPVNWYEIIAALLFIMPHMPLMFSSLLFFEFCRDERRLVAVRRKIVADQENAQTDQLNMLIENWETKFESRENDSRVVREHTASSKLCRFFNKRQRTIAAIY; encoded by the exons ATGAACGGATGTGAGTCAAACGGACTTCTCTATCACCACCCTGTCTACACCTTCGCTATATTTATTCAAGGATTGTCGAGTTTTTTGGCATTTCCAATGATGttctttgtttttaaaaaatatggtcACAAAGTTTATTACCATTCCAATCTTTTG TTTCTGGTTGCTTTAAATGCTGCTAGTTGTCTTATTCTCGCTGGCCTCACTGCTTGGAGTGCAACTAACTTTTTCGTTCAATTAATTATCAAACCAAGTCCGTGTGATATGTTGATGAGAACAGAGTTCTGCTCGAAAATCCGAGCATCATTTTT GTTTGCATTTTTGTTAGTTTCGACTAGTCACGCTGGAATTTTAATTGAGCGATCTTGCGCTACGATTTTCGTGAAATCTTatgaaaaacaaggaaaagCTCTTGGGGCAATACTAGCTATTCTTGCT GTCACTGTATCTGCTTTGACAATATACGTCGTTATTTACAATGAAGACAAAGAGGAGTTCATTACAACATGCTTgacattttcagcttcaaagtCGATTGGAAATCAGATTTATGCAATGTTTTTTGCACAACTTATTCTTGATGCACTGGTATCTATTGTTCACTTATGTTTATACAATTACAACAA ACGTACCACTGGCAACAATTCAGTGTCCCTTTCTGAACAGTTCCAACGcaatgaaaacatgaaaacacTCAAGCAAGTCACACCATTGATGATATTATCGAATGTTACAATTGGAGTGTATATATTTGTTATTTCCGTATTTCGTCTGAGCAAAAACTATTTGCCTGTCAACTGGTATGAAATAATTGCTGCGCTGTTGTTT ATAATGCCTCATATGCCACTAATGTTTTCATCATTGCTATTTTTCGAGTTCTGCCGAGATGAAAGAAGACTTGTCGCTGTTCGCAGAAAAATCGTGGCTGATCAAGAAAATGCGCAAACTGATCAGTTGAACATGCTGATTGAAAACTGGGAAACTAAGTTTGAGTCCCGAGAAAATGACTCGAGAGTTGTCCGTGAGCACACTGCATCTTCAAAGCTAtgcagatttttcaacaagCGTCAAAGAACTATTGCAGcaatttattga
- the sra-39 gene encoding Serpentine receptor class alpha-39 (Partially confirmed by transcript evidence) produces the protein MEGCETRGQLYYHPAYLFAIIFQGTSGYLTFPILFIILKKYAFKVYYHPNLVFLMMLNVVSCLLLGGLTAWSATNFFLNLMIKPSPCDLLLKTYFCSKIRGTFLFAFCLVTTSHAGILLERSWATYSVKNYERQGRALGTILAIVAVAVAATAIFILLLPEDGEEMITTCLTFSASKSIGSRVYVMFFVQLLLDAVISIVHLVLYRYNKNIDKHGSTSLSEQFQRNENVKTLKQVTPLLILSNVTIGVYIFIVSVFRLYKDYLPPNWYEIIAANLFIMPHMPFMFTSLILVELWLGKKRQDRIHKDMMASQDVPLDDQFHIAMENWDVHFQSRLKAQARANRKPLSANWTSSTLITKFKKRQTTVAVISIPPSPS, from the exons ATGGAGGGATGCGAGACGAGAGGTCAATTATATTATCATCCAGCGTATTTATTTGctattatttttcaaggtACCTCAGGTTATCTAACGTTTCCTATTTTATTTATCATACTCAAAAAGTATGCTTTTAAAGTTTATTATCATCCAAATCTAGTA TTCCTGATGATGCTCAACGTGGTATCTTGTCTGCTGCTCGGAGGACTCACAGCTTGGAGCGCAACCAACTTTTTCCTTAATCTTATGATCAAGCCATCTCCTTGCGACTTGCTTCTAAAAACCTACTTTTGTTCCAAAATTCGCGGAACTTTTCT ATTTGCATTTTGTTTGGTGACTACAAGTCACGCTGGAATTTTGCTGGAAAGATCATGGGCAACTTACAGTGTCAAAAATTATGAGCGACAGGGAAGAGCACTCGGAACTATTTTAGCAATTGTTGCG GTTGCCGTAGCTGCCACtgcaatttttatacttttgcTACCAGAAGATGGAGAAGAAATGATAACGACATGTCTTACATTTTCCGCTTCCAAGTCTATCGGTTCTCGCGTATATGTAATGTTCTTTGTTCAACTCCTATTAGATGCTGTTATTTCAATAGTTCACCTGGTCTTATATCGATACAACAA AAACATCGATAAACACGGCTCTACTTCCTTGTCAGAACAGTTCCAGCGTAATGAGAATGTGAAAACATTGAAGCAAGTGACTCCGTTACTAATATTGTCGAACGTTACGATTGGGGTATACATCTTCATTGTTTCCGTTTTCCGGTTATACAAAGATTATTTACCGCCAAACTGGTATGAAATAATTGCTGCGAATCTGTTT ataATGCCTCACATGCCTTTCATGTTTACTTCCCTTATACTTGTCGAACTATGGTTAGGAAAAAAGAGGCAAGACCGAATTCACAAAGATATGATGGCTAGTCAAGATGTCCCTCTCGATGATCAGTTTCATATTGCCATGGAAAATTGGGACGTCCATTTTCAGTCACGGTTAAAAGCTCAAGCAAGAGCTAATCGGAAGCCACTATCGGCAAATTGGACGTCTTCCACTTTAAtaacaaagttcaaaaaacggcAGACAACTGTTGCAGTAATTTCAATACCGCCCTCACCGTCTtga